The Zea mays cultivar B73 chromosome 7, Zm-B73-REFERENCE-NAM-5.0, whole genome shotgun sequence DNA segment TCGTCAGGGTATATATATAACTATATACATATATTGTTGCTGCATTGATTAGTTGCATTGCATTGCACGTTAGCTAACTCATCCCCTGCATTATTATTAATTATTAATTGCTGCCAGGGCTGCGACGCCTCCGTGCTCCTGGACTCGACTCCCACCAGCACGGCGGAGAAGGACGCCACCCCGAACCTCACCCTCCGGGGCTTCGGCTCCGTGCAGCGCGTCAAGGACCGGCTGGAGGAGGCGTGCCCGGGCACCGTCTCCTGCGCCGACGTCCTGGCGCTCATGGCGCGCGACGCCGTCGTGCTGGCCAACGGCCCCTCCTGGCCCGTCGCGCTGGGCCGCCGCGACGGCCGCGTCTCCCTCGCCAACGAGACCAACCAGCTGCCCCCGCCCACCGCCAACTTCACCCGCCTCGTCAGCATGTTCGCCGCCAAGGGCCTCTCCGTCAGGGACCTCGTCGTGCTCTCCGGCGGCCACACCCTCGGCACCGCGCACTGCAACCTCTTCAGCGACCGCCTCTACAACTTCACCGGCGCCAACAGCCTCGCCGACGTCGACCCGGCGCTCGACGCCGCCTACCTCGCCCGCCTCAGGTCCAGGTGCCGGAGCCTCGCCGACAACACCACGCTCAACGAGATGGACCCCGGCAGCTTCCTCAGCTTCGACTCCAGCTACTACAGCCTGGTGGCCAGGCGCCGGGGGCTCTTCCACTCCGACGCCGCGCTGCTCACCGACCCGGCCACCAGGGCGTACGTCCAGCGCCAGGCCACGGGGCTCTTCACCGCCGAGTTCTTCCGCGACTTCGCCGACTCCATGGTCAAGATGTCCACCATCGACGTGCTCACCGGCCAGCAGCAGGGCGAGATCAGAAAGAAATGCAACCTCGTCAACTGACAAATAATACGTACATTAATTGCTGCTGGTTTTGACGATGCCTTTCACTTACGTTCATCCACTTAATTCATGCATCCATGTTGGTTGGGTTCATTCAATTATTATATTCGTTGCTTACCTTTACTTTTGCTTGGTTAATCTTAATTAAATCGTGtgagttttcttttcttttcttgagtatatatatgtatgtacgTAGAGCGTGATGAGTGCCTTTTCAAGTTTATTGTTTTTTTACTTTTTCCTCTCGTGCATATGGTTCAAAtccatgatgatgatgtaatgcGCATGTAATTAATAATGACAATCAAGTCAATAAACACACATGCAATTTATATATGATATGTTCAACATATATAATTAGCTACTGTTTTTTTACATGTATATGGTTTCTTCATCTTGGTGTGACGTACGTTACATTGTTGCTCATTCTTTACGCTTGGTGGATGTAGACTGCCGCAATgcactatatatatataaatgcATGTACTTGCAAGGCACTACATATTTTAGTTACGATGTTTCCTCTGAAGCACACCAACCAACAAAATATCTAATTAAAGGACGGCCATTAAGAGATTTGGCGTGATTTTTATTATACGAGACAAATGAAAAGATATTAGCGTAATGATTTTGGATTAGCAAGTTGTTCAGGCACTGTATATATTAGTCTGAGTTGATCAGTTTTCCGTTCTGAAATCAAAAATTAAACCAACAACAATAGTCCATTATTAATTGTCAAGTTCTCAAAACAAGACAAGCTATACCTCCGTGACAATGGCATCCATATTTTGTAAAAGGTAATAAAAATGCATAAACGACATTTGAACCTGACGGTTGTTTTCCTCTTGCAGTTTCTGTATACTGCAGTTATTACGATTTTCAGCCCATCATAAATTAAGGACCGATCTGGGCCGTATTTGCTTAGCTAGTCATCATCATTGTACATCCaggatctgtcacacccggattttaggggtcaaaaacccgggcgcgaacataaacaccaggtgtgctgggaccaagtctcacacatatgatgcatagtggcacaggatcgaatgtcacatctttactatataagagGAGTTCTGTAcagaaataattaaataattacatcatatgaggaaacgatccagcaacccaaagttgactgggagacgacggcctagacctctcacgaactcatcgcaacatcctccatgagcatcatcctgcagtacctggtcttgacctgaggtgtatgtgagacagcaagagtgagctcacatacgttcatcgctcaacaagttgtggggaataatgtgcatgaactcgccaaaggtgggagctcacgtgaagtgtaaggcttaccaaagaaaatggttagagctgagcattgcttttaaagttggtcaaaattttattagcagttactaagtataagtgaataccaatcccaattaagtagtagaacaaaaataacaacttcacccgcgatgcaatgcatatgacaaattgaatttagttccataatttaatcatcagagagtcctgagctgctcatgaccgtgagctcggctagtataccagttttacactctgcagaggtggtaccctttacccacaagtcatgttacccatctgccaagagatcgcgacttcccatacacctctaccgaggaggcgaggcagggtaacactacgaggcctttacaaagttccactagcttcagaaaacccgctacagtttataggaagctccaatgcaggaatcccttgcaggaccgccatcacagcaaaatcctcccgagggcctccccaggaatcccttgcaggaccgccatcacagcaaaatcctcccgagggccttcccaggaatcccttgcaggaccgccatcacagcaaaatcctcccgagggcctccctacactgaccactcccctactgcccttgcccctttcgggtaaggtagtcctccactagctttcctaattagtcagccaagggcgtcccattaaacccttgtggtggcacgtggttctcaagttaagctctatgttccaattaacatttaatgatcttgtcatgaacataaatagaataacaacataattggaacatagatgcaatgaaatattaacccaaaaccatataaagcagtagcagaactacccaagtgattgaggggtaaacaaggtattcaggatgaacaaactagggtgacctattgggtcccatcaaaattaacctatgcagatcattatgattaatcagaacatgagtgggtaaaagaagtgatcaagggcacaacttgcctgagacttgagattccaggtaccaggatgatcttcaggtgactcgtgacctcgcgctagtcgtagcaatacagacaaacatggtatatgcaaaattaacataacaccaaacataagaacaaactgaataataatgacctacgcgttgctacgagactaacgcagctggaacgagtcaaatcggatttaaaacgggGGAATTATGTATTTTGCACAATATTaagtaggatataaattttaatgtgactttcatgtgaaaacagtgacactaggtgataaacaacattattacaaaattataggaattagaatggatcaatttgggctcaatatgaattttctatgaattttataagttctagccattattttcctattaaaaatccctTTTCCAATTTATTTACTCAATTTCACACAGCTCTGGATCGGGCCTCATTATCTGGAAAACACAGGGGTCTCGGGGTAAGTTTTCCTGAGACACAGAAAACAATTCTAcggaccgcgggttgattacTATAGAACAGAGGGGCCTAATAGCTAAACCGTccagccgaaggggtacgggcggACGCTGACCGTCCGATCACAAACCGACGCGCAAGATTAGATTATCGCGTTATAAAACAGATAATCCGCCCCGATCGTCCGATCCAGAATCAACGGACGAAGGTCGATCCTACCCCGATCTAATCTAACCCGCCCACCATGAATCCTACGGACACGGTTTACTTGAGCAAAGGTTACCCTATCCTCTAATCTCGATCGTCAGCGCCGGATCCAACGGACCACGGAGTTCTTCTTCCCCACGGCGGATGAATACGGCCGCGCCCACCTCGCACGGCGGCGGTCCCGCCGGGGACTCCCATATCGCGCACCCGAACCCAAAAACGGCCA contains these protein-coding regions:
- the LOC100281280 gene encoding peroxidase 1 precursor → MKKSSMMAPMTIMARVAAVLVLSSAAMASAAGAAGLDMNFYGSTCPRVEAIVKEEMVAILKAAPTLAGPLLRLHFHDCFVRGCDASVLLDSTPTSTAEKDATPNLTLRGFGSVQRVKDRLEEACPGTVSCADVLALMARDAVVLANGPSWPVALGRRDGRVSLANETNQLPPPTANFTRLVSMFAAKGLSVRDLVVLSGGHTLGTAHCNLFSDRLYNFTGANSLADVDPALDAAYLARLRSRCRSLADNTTLNEMDPGSFLSFDSSYYSLVARRRGLFHSDAALLTDPATRAYVQRQATGLFTAEFFRDFADSMVKMSTIDVLTGQQQGEIRKKCNLVN